The Streptococcus oralis genome segment TTTTCTATCGTAAATTATATACTAATCCTGATTAAAGTGCAAATAGAACAACGTCCGAAGACTATATTAGAATACCATTTCCTTCAATCATCACGCGCTACTTCTCCAACTAGCTCAAAATCTATCATATAGTAGTTTTCATCCAAGCGAATTAAGGAAAAATATTCATTCCAAAACAGGTGATCACTGCGACTTTTCCACTGGATACCATACCATAGTTGGGTCGAATCTAGAGGATGGGCAGGCGGGACAGACCATAATTTATCACCAAAAGTAGTTCGCATATTCCCTTCCTCAAACCTAGCTAGTAAATCCACACCATCCAGCTTGTAGGAGATAGCTTTTGATTTTGCTGCTTTGATACGATCTTCATCTAGCTTAAATTGGATAATTTTACAGTCCTCTAAGGCAATTTCTTTTGTTTCATCTCCGTATAAGGCAATACTTCCAAGGACTAAGCCATCTTTTCCAAGAAGATAGGGAGAATGGGATACAGCATTGCTATCTAGACGGAAGCCTTTCTTTATAAAAACACTCTTATCAGCTTGGTATTTCTTGATTTCCCCTGAAGAAATATTCGCTTCATAATCATTGCCAAAACTATCCTCCCTCCTGATATAAATGTCAAAACCTTCTTTCAGAAGATCACTCACACTTGTTTGTGTTAGCGTGATCGACTTGTCATCTATCGTCAATTCTGGTGCTTTTGGTGGCAACCCTATCTGACCATAGGCTATCATAAGAAATAAAGCCATCATAAAAGAAACCACAAGTGCGATCATCGCTTTTCCCGTGCGTTTTCTAGCATTAAAAAGTGCCATAACTGGTGGTAGGATCACAATTCTTGCCAAGATAGCATTACCAGTTCCTCCCCTACTCATTATTTGCACTACAAAAACGCCAGCAATCGCAATTATCGACAAGTAAACTAGAAGCTCGCCAAGCCCCATCTTATCTGTACGAGTTTGCTCATTTACTGGCTCGTCTAAGACGGATTTCCCATTCACTACCAGCCTTTTGAGGAAGAAATACATTCCGAGTCCAATCCCCAAAAATGCTAGTCCAAGAAAAACTAGTGATCCGATTGCAATCATTCTGCCCATCTCTATTTTCTCCTTAGTTGATACATTCAGCCTTCATTTTCTTTTTTAAAATTCTATTTGCAATCAGTAGTACAAGCAAAAGAAAGGGTACACCATTAAGAACAAATATAGGGAAGGCCTTGATAGAAATCCATAAAATCGTCCCTTTTTTCTCAATCCAACTACTTCCCCAATCACCATTGATTAATGGAAATAGTGATTCTATATAGCCTTGATACCATAGAAAAAATGGATTTTGGGAGCAATTCGCATTCAGCCAGATAATTATCAAACAAAACAGAATCAAGTAGACCAGACCAACAAATACACTAATCCGTCTGGTAGTCTTTGTCGCCTGCTGACAGATTCTTTCTTTGGTCTCTTGATTAATGCCTTCAAGACCACTATTCTTGCAAGCTTCCTTTTCAAATCTGTAGAGTAGATACCGATAGAGGTAATCCTTTCGCATATTGCCTTTCATACTAAAACCTCGTCTAAAGCTTGGAGAACGAATTAAAAATCTTCTAATTCAAGGAATTGCAGTCTAGATAATTTGTGATTATTGGTGAAGGGAACATAGGGATCTTGTTCAGAGCATATCGACATACCATGTTTTTTTCACCGCCAAATCCATAGAATTTCTCACCAATCAACCATTTGCCATCTATCAACCTAAGCACAAACTTATGTTTCATTTCCAAAGCTTCCTCATAGTATAGTATGACCGTCGCCCTATCCTCTTTTTGCATGGTAAACTGAACGGAAAAATTCTTGCCTCGTAAATACGAATACTCACTTGGATGGCCATAGGAGTTCCTAGCCCCTTTTGATAAGAGTTTCTCGCTTACACAGCCATCCAGGAGAGCTAGATAGCGTTGATGGTATTCGTCCATCAGTTCATTCCACTCGGGATGGATCTGATGTGAAGGTATCTTGAGTAGCCTTTTTTCAGCATCGAGTTCCTTGTTGCGTTCATAGATTTCTTCTTCCAACAAGGTTAATTTCTGTAATAATTCCAATAAGGGAGGTAAAAGTTCATCTACCATTTTTTTGTATTTTTCAGGGGTGCTTTTTAACGTCAGTTCCATTATTTTCTAACCTCGATATTCATGTGTCAGTTCTGCCAATTCTCTATCAGACAGACTACCATCAGTATAGAGTTTTGTCAGTAACTGATCATCAAATTCAAAAGAATAGTATTCTGTCACAAATTCTTGAAATCGTTCGAACGTATCAAAGAGGTAGGCCAATAACCAAGTTCCGCCATTATTATTCTCAATGTTATTTTGATGAATGGTACCATCATACCAGATACAAAATGTTGTTTCTTCTCTTTCTTTTAAAGTTAAAAGATTCAGCCATTTTTCATCAATACCTTCATAAATCCTGTCGATAATGTTCTGATTCCATTGGTCAGCTGCAAACTGATTGAGACTATTTTCATGATCAAATCCCTTTATCAAGACCACTTCTTCTGTAAAAATCACATCCAAAGAATCCCCAGCACCGTTATCAATGCTGTATCGGCTAGTGAAGTCCGTTACTTTCTTTCGTCGTATCAATCTCAAATAGTCTTTTGAAGGATCTGTTAAATAATCATCCAAAACATACAAGGCCTCAAGGCTTTTTTGCATATTGTCCCGGTCTAAGTGCTTCATATCTCACCTTTTCTACCCATCTTTTCCATTACTTGCTAAAATCGCAATTCTTATAGCGAGAAGAGACAAAGCCTGAAATCGAAATCTGAGGAATATTCCATTCATTAGCTAGGTAAATCCTGCACTCAATTTCATCTCCTTTAGGAGTCCTTGCAATAAATTCGTATCTTCCTAATTCTTCATTGTTTCTATTTCTTTCAATCCTTTCGAAATAGCTTTCTTTAAAAAACTTCTGAAACTCATCCCAAATCAGCTCAACCTCATTAAGTGATAATTCGACTTTTAGACCATATCCCAAACCAACCTTACATCTCATCTTTCGACCCGTTTCATCAGCTTTGCAAGTTTTTACGCTTCCTTTATTATGAACCCAATCGATACTATCCAATTGATTGATCTTACTAGCTAATAAGTCTTTGAATCCAGTCATTTGTCCTAGAAAATACTTAGATGCAATCTCAAAAATCTCCAAATTCTCCAATGCCATCATCCTCTCTTATAATTTGAATCTTTCTTGGCCAGCTTACACTAGTTTCCTAATCCGCATCTACCCAGAGATGATATTTTTTACAGTCAAGACATCTGAATAGATAGCCACAAACGGATCTATTACCATCCTCTATTAATATTGGATCTTGGAACCCTTTATATCTCGTTTTTCTTTTATTATACCACTTATAGGACAAAAGCCTGTAATTTCAGTGTACTACAGGCTAACTATGTTGAATAATCACATATTTAAAATATTTCAAGGGCAGATAGTGAGAATCTGTTTTTAAGTAGTTTTAGAGCTGTATTGTTTCTCAATTTGAGAGCTATAAATACTTATTCGATCAATAAGCTTTCCAATGCTTCTATATGGTTATCCCTTAAAACTTCTTTAGGAATCTAATAGCAGATTTTTGAGCCTTTGCTATTTTTTCAAGCTCCACATTTTCCACCGCAGAAGATGATATCCATCTCTTGCCAAATAATAGTTGAGCTGCTTCTATCATCAAACCACAAGCATAAGGATCTTTTTCTTCAGTAATGGCTTGAATAAAACTGGCCTTTGCTTTTTTGGATATAATTTCTGCTTTTACCCTATGAAAGGATAGTTGCATGAGACTCGTCGCAGACCATGCACGACAAAGGGCGTCTTCATCATCAAGCATTTGTCTCGTCAAAAGTTCAATTTCTTTTGCTGATCCTACCCAACCTAAAGCTATGACCACCTTTTGACGAAGAATAGTATTCTTTATATCTAAAAGTGAAATGAGAATAGGAATCAGTTGGTCACAAAGCGACCAATAAAAATCTCGATGCTTTGATTTAGAAAGGATTTCCGCTATAAGATACGCAGTCAATACACTTTGTTTTTCATCTTTAACTTCATCCAACTGTTCAAATAGAAACTCTAATCCATCTCTTCCATGTTTATCGAAGCTACCTTCTAAATGCAGGTTTCTACCTTCATTCCAATCTTTGCAAATCAGTTCATAATGATATGCGATTTCTTGGGAACTACCCAAATTAGCTACAAATTTGATTCTTTTACCAGAAGGAAAGCTTTCTTTTTCCAAGTCAAGATATGCTTTTTGTAAATCTTCTTTATCCATTTTTAACCTCAAGCTGCTTAATTCTTTGAGATACCTTTGCAAAGCTTTCTAAGAAATAGTAACCATGACATTCCCATTGAGCTCTAAAATCTTCTGGTAAAACTCTTTCATCGCTTGGAAATAATCGCAAATTTCTTCTTTAATCTCTTCCTCTTCGTCATCATAATCCCAAATATCGGGATAAAGATCTGCCTTTTTACAAGATTGCATACTAAAATGCGCCATGGCTTCTTCCATATCAAAGTTTTCTAAAGCCGAACAAATCTCTGATACTTTTGATTTTTCTGTATAGGCAATATATTCCGCAACATTTTCAAGTGGCGTCACACCCAAAACAGCCACGCTCAAAGTATTATTCCGACTAGGGTTTGAACTTCCAACCCCTGTAAGCACAAAATGAAGAACATCCCACATTTTATCTATATCAAGTAAAAGTTCTTCTTCCTCTTCTACTACCTCAAATTGATCATCTCCTTCACCATTAAAGGCCTTCAGTTGATGTAAGTACTGATCATTGATATATCTATAATTAGCAATCATTCCCATTTGTTTTTCCTCCAAAATTTCTATGTTGAATGACAATATTTATATTTTATAAAAGCTTATTATCGCTAAGGTCTGATTCTTATCTGATGAATAGTATTTTCAGATGTTTTCCTTATAAAGTGTTATAATGTAGGTGTATCCAAAATATGTTTTATAGCCTAAAAAGGAGAATGGAGATGGGCTTTTTTATATTTGCTTTGACTTTTTATTTTATTTTTTACCTGTTCTTAGTCTGTACGATTTATCTCTATTTTAAACTGGCGAGTGCCGTTAGAGCCGGCGAAGAAGTTCCTAAGTGGATGTATCAGTTTGGGCAAGGTTTTCAAGGACGTTACCATATTGAATATGAAGATA includes the following:
- a CDS encoding YfbM family protein, which gives rise to MGMIANYRYINDQYLHQLKAFNGEGDDQFEVVEEEEELLLDIDKMWDVLHFVLTGVGSSNPSRNNTLSVAVLGVTPLENVAEYIAYTEKSKVSEICSALENFDMEEAMAHFSMQSCKKADLYPDIWDYDDEEEEIKEEICDYFQAMKEFYQKILELNGNVMVTIS
- a CDS encoding HEAT repeat domain-containing protein, producing MDKEDLQKAYLDLEKESFPSGKRIKFVANLGSSQEIAYHYELICKDWNEGRNLHLEGSFDKHGRDGLEFLFEQLDEVKDEKQSVLTAYLIAEILSKSKHRDFYWSLCDQLIPILISLLDIKNTILRQKVVIALGWVGSAKEIELLTRQMLDDEDALCRAWSATSLMQLSFHRVKAEIISKKAKASFIQAITEEKDPYACGLMIEAAQLLFGKRWISSSAVENVELEKIAKAQKSAIRFLKKF